The nucleotide window gtctttgtagcaattatgaatggaggttcattcatgatttggttctctgcttgtctgttgttggtgtataggaatgcttgtgatttttgcacattgattttgtatcctgagactttgctgaatttatcagcttaaggaaattttgggctgagacaatggggttttctaaatatacaatgtcatctgcaaacaaagacaatttgatttcctctctttttattcaaatacgctttatttctttctcttgcctgattgccctggccagaacttccaatacgatgttgaataggagtggtgaaagagggttTCCttgtcttgtgacagttttcagagggaatgcttccagcttttgcccattcagtatgatattgactgtgggtttgtcataaatagctcttattattttgagatacgttccatcaatatctagtttattgaaagtttttagtataaagggatgttgaaatttattggaggccttttctgcatctattgagataatcatgtggtttttgttattggttctgtttatgtgacgaattgcatttattgatttgtttatgttgaaccagtcttcttcccagggatgaagctgacttgatcatggcagataagctttttgatgtgctgctggatttggtttgccagtattttattgaggattttcacattgatgttcatcagagatattggccagaagttttcttattttgttctgtctctgtcaggttttagtatcaggatgatgctgggctcataaaattagttagggagaagtccctccttttgaattgtttgaaatagttccagaaggagtggtaccagctcctttttgtacctctggtggaatttgaCTGTGAGTCCATCTGGtgctgggctttttttggttgttaggctatttattactgcttcaattttagaacttgttattggtctattcaaggatttgacttcttcctggtttagtcttggaagggtgtatgtgtccaggaatttattcatttcttctagattttctagtttatttgcatagaaatgtttatagtattctctaatggtagtttgtatttctgtggggtcagtggtgatatgccctttatcatttatattgtgtctatttgattcttctctttttttcttctttattagtctagctaccagtctatctattttattaatgtcttcaaaaaagaaacaacttctggatttattgatttggtgaagcatttttttgtgtctctctcttcttCAGTTCTTTTCCCATGTTagctatttcttgttttctgctagcttttggatttatttgcccttgcttctctagttcttttagttgtgatgttagggtgtcaatttgagttCTGtctagtgctacaaatttccctcttaacattgctttagctgcatcccaaagattctggtatgaagtctctttgttcttattggtttcaagaACGGTTtagtttctgccttaatttcattatttacctaggagtcagtcaggagcaggttgttcaactTCCATGTCgttggttttgagtgagtttcttaatcctgaattctaatttgattgaactgtggtctgagagactgttatgattttcagttcttttgcatttgctgaggcgTGCTTTACTTCCAATCATGTGATCGATTTTAGAGTAAATGCCACATGGCACTGAGatgaacgtatattctgttgtttcagGCTGGAGGGGCttgtagatatctattagatTCACTTGATCCCAAGccaagttcaagtcctgaatatacttgttaattttctgtctcaatgatctgtctaatgttgagaatggggtgttaaagtctcttactattattgtgtggaagtctacaTCTCTTTGCAGCTCCCTAAGAACTTGCTCcttgaatctggatgctcctgtattgtatgcatatacatttaggatagttagctctccttgttgaattgacccctttaccattatgttatcccctcctttgtgtttttttcatcttttttggtttaaagtctgttttgtcagagactaggattacaatcCTTGCTTTTCTCTACTTTTCATTTCCTCGCTAaattttttccatccctttattttgagcctatgtatgtcctGGCACATGTCAAGGATGtcttgaatatagcacactgatgggtcttgactctatccaatttaccagtctgtgtcttttaattggggcatttagcccatttacatttaaggttaatattgttatatgtgaatttgatcctgtcatcatgatgctagctggttattttgcacatgagttgatgcagtttctttatagtgtcaTTGGTCCTTGTATTTcagtatgtttttgcagtggctggcacTGGTTCTTCCTTTCTGCCCCCACTCCATGTTCACATATCTATTCAACAGTATTTAACACCGACTATAGGCCAGGAATTATTCTATTCTTGGTCCTAAAGATAAAGAGGTGAATAGGATACgtaattatgataataataactTTTGATAACTGCTATGAAATGAAAGACAGAGTGGAGTTATCGAGAGTTATTGAGTGGGGGAGTGGTGAgaagttgtaattttaaatagattCATCAAGTAACtctcactaccaccaccaccaccaccatttcaGGCAGTACTATGTGATTTAAGAAGGAATAGAAAACATTAGGTGGAATGATGAAGGAGAAAGTAGATTTTGAATTGAACTATAAAGAATGAAGAGAACTTTGAACAAATAAGGGAGGAGATATGAATTCCAAATTAAGGGAATCGTCATAATAGTGGTAAGTAGTCAGGAAAGATCAAGCCGTACCTGGGGAAGAATTATTTAGGGTTCCTGCAGGAGATGAGGTTACAAGATAGATAGTACTTAGATTTTACAGACAGTGGTTACAAATATATTTAGTTAAATAAAGAGTATGCCAGTAAGTCAATGgagtttattaaaagaaaaacagtgcaGGAGACTGTACATAACACCATGTTAGGAAAGTTAACTCAGAAATGATGTGCGGAGTACATTAAACAGGATAGGAATGGAGACAAGGCACTCCACTAGAACACTATGACAACATTACACAAAAGAGGGGCTGGGAAGTCAAGACTTAATCAAGGGAGGCATCAGTAGgtatggaagaaaaagaaggtggTCCTGAGAGAATAGTGAAGAAGGAAGGACACTAGAGAACTTGTTTCTGCCTGATCTATAAGCCTTTTTCTATCTCTCTTTCAATCTCATAGGCTCTTacattgtatgttatttattttcccttcttggTATCTGTAAGtctctttatcttttaaattttctctcttccttccttattctatttcttccttctatttcttctcttcaCTTAGTCTTCCTTCACATTTATCTTGACTTCATAACTGTCCTTTACATGGTAATAACACAGAGAAAATAGTAATTTAGTACTTTTACTTTTAACACtagtaatttctactttttttctaactttagtCATTATATAACTAAGACTTTTTATTCCCTGTCAAAAAATCCTTGTTTCTTTCTGCATATTTTATCTgattctgttttctaaatttttagggaaaaaaattcctaaatttAAGATACTCTATAAAATAGTAATATGTTTTGGGGACTTAGTTTTAGAAAAATCCCTCTGGACATTCTGCCTTTTGAATAGAATAAAGAATGTATGTCAACTGGGATTGAAAATTATGACTGTCTTCATTCCAATGTGAAGATAAATTGGCCTTGGCCCATGCAGCAGgtgatgaaattaaaaattgctaCTAACAGACCTGGAGGTAAAACATCACTTCACCGTGATTACATTTCTTAATCTATTGGTGATGATGTTTGATTAAGAAGGGCctactaaagaaagaaagaaaggtcaaAAGCATGTCTTAAGTagtaagaacagaaaaatatgacaaaCATATGAGGaatgtgaagaaaaatattttacattatttaatatacaGAAAGCAATATGAAAAAGGAGGGAAATTTTCAAGTGATGAAGTCCACTAAACAAATATCTCATGAAAGAGGGGCACTATCTTTGAATGCGagattcaggaatggaaaaataaataaaaagataatatttaaagaGAGCAACATTGATATCTCTCATAGAACTAAGTAAAGCTCAAGAATAAGTACACTTAGACTGAAGTGTGCCAACTCTTCAATATCTGTCCCAACATTGCAATTATCTTGTAAACTTTCACTAAAAACAGGTGACTGGCGAAAAAGTTAATTTTGTAGTACAAGATTATTGAACCTGTGAGGTTCAATAAGTGAGTTTACTATCCAAAGAGGAAATTGGTGGCTGCCACTTGCTCCCTATGGTTTTGACAGCTTCTTTGATGTCCTTATTCTTCAATGTGTAAATTATAGGGTTTAGCATGGGGGTAACAACACTGTACAAAACTGAAATCAATCTATCTTTCTTTAATGAGTAAGTTGAGATGGGCCGTACGTACGTAAAGATGGCACTGCcataaaagagaaagacaatggCCAGGTGGGAGGCACACGTAGAAAAGGCTTTTCGTCTTCCCTCTGAGGAGTGGATCCTGAAGATGGTGGAGATTATGCAAATGTAGGAAAGTACGATACAAAGGAAAGGAGTCCAACCAATGAAGACCCCAATGGATAGTAGTGCCAACTCATTGACAGAAGTGTTTCCACAAGACAAGAGCAGCAAAGGTGGGATGTCACAGAAGAAGTAGTTAATCTGATTGTTGCCACAGAAGGGCAGGTGAAATGTCAACACTGTATGCACCAATGAGTTAAGAAAACCAGCAGCCCAGCATGAGGCTGCTAATTGATTGTATACAACTTTGTTCATAATAACTGAATACCTTAAAGGATTGCAGATTGCAATGTAACGATCATATGCCATTGCTGCCAGTAGGAGAGACTCTGATCCCacagagaaaacaaatgcaaaaagtTGAACCACACACCCTACAtaagaaatgctttttttctttgagaggagGTGCACCATCATCTGGGGGACATTGCTGGTGGTGTAGCAGATGTCAATAAAGGCCAAGTTCCCTAGAAAGTAATACATAGGTGTATGCAGGTGTGGATCAGTCACAGTTATCAAGATAATTAATATATTTCCTCCCAAAGTACAGAAATAAGTCAGAAAGAAGATGGTGAATAGTAAAAACTGCAATTCATTTGGGTTGGAGAATCCCAAGATGATGAATTCAGTTAGAGCtgtttgattctttctttccATGATGTTGCCTGGTTTCCTTTCGGGAATTGGGCGAAGACCAGATTATAAAAATGAATCATATGTTGCAATAGCAGTGACCtgaaaaataaggggaaaaaactGTTACAAATAAAAGCAATCACCATTTATATCAAACCAGAGAAACAGCATTCTTTTGCAAACCATAGCTCCTACCTACCATGCAACACAGATATAAATACATCCAATGTTTCACCTGCAGATCAAACCTTTGTAAAATATACAACACTGGAAGTTTTAAATTAGAGTACAAAAGGACACCATTTGTCCTAGAGTTCTGTTAATAACGGCTGGGTCATGCTTACCAGCATTTTCTTGGGGATGTGTGAACTTGTGCTGTAGAATGCAGTTTATAGAAGAATCTCTGATATTCATTTGCTTCTTTGAAGCCATCCCTGCTCCCCTTTTTCATACTTCACGTTcacataaattttgttttgtattcttttctgattaaaattaatgtatttgttttagaatatttgagaaaaatatagaaaagaaaatttaaaacattaaaaatctttCGTAGTCACCAGAGAAAACCTCTATTAATGATTTGGTGTATGTTCTTCGGATCCATTTTTCATGCAGAAATGTTGAATAGAGGATCAAAAGTACCTATTTTAAcctgatttttccttcttttttttttttttttttttttttttttgagacagagtctcgctctgtcgcccaggctggagtgcagtggcgggatctcagctcactgcaagctccgcctcctgggttcacgccattctcccgcctcagcctcccgagtagctgggaccacaggcgcccgccacctcgcccggctaattttttgtattttttagtagagacggggtttcaccgtgttagccagcatggtctcgatctcctgacctcgtgatccgcccatctcggcctcccaaagtgctgggattacaggcttgagccaccgcgcccggcctttttccttcatttcccatGGCAATAAGTATTATGCTAAAACATGATCTTTAAGTTGTATTCAAGCACTTGTGTGAATATAGCAAAGTTTTTCTATATCCCACCcttattaatgaatatttatattattttatttgttaatttttgataTGATAAATTTCAATAAGAAGCATATTGAATTAGATTCCCTGAATTTGGAGTAAGgttatctgtattttaataaaatttccaaGAGACTCATCCTAATGAATTAGAAACTTATTGCTATAGATCATCAATCTAGAAAATTCAAGAACTATTTGGCAGGTGCAGGAATTAGTGTCTGTTTCAACAAATCATTGTTAAGTGCTTCATATAGAAGGACGCTGATAATCTCTGAGCACTTCCCACACAGCATCTCATTTAGTCTTTACATAAATCCTTTAAGATAAGTAATATTTATCATTCCTATTCTCTGAATGAGAACATCAGGTCTCAGCAAGATAAATGTCTGGCAGATGTTATGCAGCTAGCAGGTAAAAAAAGGTAGCTTTATCACTCCCAAAGCTAATATACTTTCAATTGAGTGgctaaaaatttaatttccattaaCTTATGACAACATAATGCTCTTAAAAAATGCTTCTTTTGTTTTGAATATAACCTAGGTTTATACAACTGAATTATTTTAACTGGTTACAAATTGTTATGACTTCTGTTTCTGACTGTTAATGGCAATGTGCTATGCCTACAGTGTTTTGATGGTTAAATCCAATTGTTTCTAAATatctggtttttatttgaatGTGTTTATTTGAACAATCAATTTCTAGTGTAGTTGTTTATTTCCTGGACCAGCTATAGATCAATTTAAATATTCATGTTTGTGTTATTAAAAGATACTGTCTAGAGTTTAGTTTTAATtggttaataaaaatgtttaataaaattaaaacagttgtAGGGAGAATCCCCTAATTTAAAATGCTCAAGGTCTAattcaagtgaaaaaaattaatctgcAGTTTGATGTTTGAAGCAAATTATAAAAacttagataaataaaatataaaaatttttaaatgaagataattgTTGTATATTCATTCAAACTATATACTTTATTGATTGCCCTCACCTATATACAAATATGCATTTCAATGTCAAGTTTGAAAGATGGGTTAAttgtgcttttgttgtaattgctgtCTTCTTTCCTTGTGAACTACGGTGGGTGTTTTTAATGAAGGGCGAGGATAAGTTGAAAAAATTCACACAATATAGTATTTCACATTACCACAACCAAATAAATTCACTAGTACAATTTTCATTCCATCTACAGAAGAACTCTCAAATTGTATTCTCAAATCCATCTTTTTCCCTATTCCAAATCTCTATCTTCCCTTTTATCTATTTTAACCTTTCCTTCCACTTCTGAGGAGGAATTAACCCTTCTACTCATTTTATTcaccaaatatattttaaggcaAGACTGTGGAAGAAAGGGAACTGGCACAGTGttaatggaaatgtaaactaatagagccattttggaaaacagtgcagcttcttcaaaaaactaaaaatgcaactactatgtgatccagcaattccacttctggatatatatacaaaggaattgaaatcagtatcttaaaaaggtatctgcactcccatggtCTTTGCAGCATTATTCGCAGTAGccatggaaacaacctaaatcttcatcagtagatgaatgaataaagaaaatatgttatatatacctggtggaatactatgcagcctttaaaaaaagaaaatcctgtcatttctgACATGGATGAAcgtggaggacattatgctgagtgaaataagccaggcacagaaagacaaatactgcatgatctcccTTATATGCGGAATCTAAAAAGGTCAAATCTgtagaggtagagagtagaatggtggttaccagaggctgaggtaggggtgGACAGGGGCGGactggtcaaagggtacaaagtttcagttacacaggaggaataagttctagtgatttattgcacagcatggtgactacagttaaaaTGTACTGTATATTCCAAAATTGCTAATGGagtggattttaaatattttccccacaaagtaatgataagtatgtgaggtggtGGCAGACATGCTATTTAGCCTGCTGTAAtcattccacaatatatacatgCATTATAACATCACATTACATATATACTGCAGACAAGAGTGGTGACAATTTGGTTGGATAAAAATGGAGGCATTTGAGAGATATTAGAATATATAGTGTTACAATTTTGGTATACAGTGATGAAGAAGGATAAATTAGGGATTGTAGTCATAACCAACATATATTAaattcttattataaaataacCATTCAACAATCATTATATCACCCAgttcacacacccacacacaccaaacacacacaaacccacacacaaTGAAAGAGACATATCATGCTCATATTacaagtaaaaaattttaaagtaagtttcagagagattaaataatttgtctaaagttACTCAGACTTGCAATGGTGAtattgggttttacatttaactttgtGGCCTAAACGAGTTCACTGTGCTGATCTAGATTCCTGGATTGAACAAGCAGATGGCTGGGGGTGTCATCCTCTGAAATGAAAGTGGGAAATTGGCACTTGGTGGCGAATCTGGCAAGATGGCCCAATAGGAAGAATTCtgctctgcagctcccagtgagaccaatgcagaaggccggtgatttctgtatttccaaccgAGGTACCAGTTTGGCACATGGTTAGGAAGCAGGtaggtgcagcccatggagggcaggCAGAAGCatggtggggcatcgcctcactcGGGAAGTGCAAGGAGCTTCaccagccaagggaagctgtgagggactgtgctattCAGCctagatactacacttttcccacagtttttgcaatctgcagaccaggagattccccaTGTGCCTACAACACCAGGgacctgggtttcaagcacaaaactgggtggctgtttgggcagacaccgagccagctgcaggagttttttttcataccccagtgacACCTGGAACATCAacagacagaactgttcactcctgtggaaagggggctgaagccaagtggtctcactcagccagtcccactcccatggagcccagcaagctaagaatcACTGACTtaaaattctcactgccagcacggcagtctgaagttgaccttgGCTGATTGAGCTTGTTTGGgcaggggcatccaccattactgaggcttgagtaggcagctttcccctgacagtgctaaggaggCCTGGAAGTTTGGACTGGGTGGAACTCAACACCGCATGGCAAAGTGGCTGTGGCTAGACTGCTTCTTTAGATTCCTCCTCTCACTGggaagggcatctctgaaagaaaggcagcagtcccagtcaagggcttatagataaaattccCGTCTTCCTGGGACAGAGTacctggggaaaggggcagctgtgggcacagcttcattggacttaaacattcctgcctgccggcTCTGGAGAGAGCAGTGGATCCTGACAAGGAGGTTTCTCCCAGCATGCACTCAAGCTCTGCtgagggacagactgcctccgcAAGTGAATCCCTGACCCCAGTGCCTACTGACTGAGAGAGACTTCCcaacaggggttgacagacatCTCATagaggagagctccagctggcactGGGCTGGTGCCCCtttgggatgaagcttccagaggaagaagcaggcagtAATagttgctgttctgcagcctccactggtgatactcaggcaaatagggtctggagtggacctccagcaaactgcagcagacctgtaCAAGAGGGGCCCGACTGGtagaagaaaaactattaaatagaaagcaataacatcaatatcaacaaaaaggaccccCACACAAAatcccatccaaaggtcatcaacctcaaagatcaaaggtagataaatccatgaagatgaggaaaaaccagcacaaaaatgctgaaaattccaaaaacatcCTTCTGGAGAAGAATGCCTtttctccaaatgatcacaactcctctccagcaagggcacaaaactgggcagagaatgagtttgatgaattaacagaagtaggcttccGAAGTTGGGTAACAACAAGctccactgagctaaaggagcatgttctaacctaaTGCAATGAAGCTAAGAACACTGACAAAAgattacaggaactgctaactagaagtttagagaaaaacataagtgacctgatggagctgaaaaacacagcatgagaacttcatgaagcatacacaagtatcaatagccaaattgatcaagcagaagaaaggatatcagagattgaagatcaacttactaAAATAAGGTGTGAAGacaatatttgagaaaaaagagggaaaaggaaggaaaaaaatctccaagaaatatgggactatgtgaaaagaccaaacctatgattgagtggtgtacctgaaagtaacacggagaatggaaccaagttggaaaacacacttcaaaatattatccaggagaacttccccaacccagcaagATAGGTCAACATCCAAATTCATGAAATGCAGAGAATACCACTAAGATAATGCTCGAGAAgggcaaccccaagacatataatcatcagattatccaaggttgaaatgaaagaaaaaatgttaaggggagccagaaagaaaggttgggttacttacaaagagaagcccatcagactaacagtggatctctctgcagaaaacccacaaaccagaagagagtgggggccaatattcaacctttttttaaaaagaaattttcaactcagaatttcgcatacagccaaagtaagcttcataagtgaaggagaaataaaatctttacagaaaagcaaatgctgagggattatgtcaccaccaggcctgccgtatgagagctcctgaaggaagcactaaacatggaaaggaaaatctagtaccagctactgcaaaaacacAACATAATATAAAGACCaaagacactatgaagaaactgcatcaactagtgtgcaaagtaaccaactagcatcatgatgaatggatcaaattcacacataaaaaatattaaccttaaacgtaaatgggctaaatgtcccaattaaaagacagagactggcaaattgaataaagtgTCGAGACCCatctgtgtgctgtattcaggagacccatctcatgtgcaaggacacacataggctcaaaacaaagggatagagaaatatttaccaagcaaatggaaaaaaaaaaagcaagggttgcaattctagtctctgataaaacagaatttaaaccaacagagatgaaaaaagacaaagaaaggcattatacacaatggtaaagggatcaatgcaacaagaagagctaactattctaaatacatatgcagccaatacaggagcacccagattcataaaacaagttctttttttttttttttttttttgagacagagtctcgctctgtcgtccgggctggagtgcagtggccggatctcagctcacttcaagctccgcctcccaggttcatgccattctcctgcctcagcctcccgagtagctgggactacaggcacccgccacctcgcccggctaggtttttgtattttttagtagagatggggtttcaccgtgttagccaggatggtctcgatctcctgacctcgtgatccacccgtctcggcctcccaaagtgctgggattacaggcttgagccaccgcgcccggccataaaacaagttcttatagacctacaaagagacttagatttcacacaataataatggaagattTTAATActtcactgtcaatattagacagatcaatgagacagaaaattatcaaggatattcaggacttgaattcagctctggaccaagcagacctaatagacatttacagaactcttcaccccaaatcaacaggatatacattcttctcagcagcacatagcaattattctaaaattgaccacaaaattggaagtaaaacactcctcagcaaatgcaaaacaatggaaatcagaacagtctctcagaccacagtgcaatcaaattagaactcaggattaagaaactcactcaaaacctcacAACTACATGAAACCTCACAATTAcatgaacaacctgctcctgaatgactactggttaaataatgaaattaagggagGAATaatgaagttctttgaaaccaatgagaacaaagagacaatgtaccacaATCTCaggaacacagctaaagcagtgttaagagaaaaatttatagcacttaatGCCCACAtcggaaagcaggaaagatctaaaatcgatcccctaacatcacaattaaagaactaaagaagcaagagcaaacaaattcaaaacctagcagaagacaagaaataactaagatcagagcagaactgaaggagatagagacacgaaaagcccttcaaaacatcaatgaatgcaggagctggttatttgaaaagatgaacaaaacagatagactgctagcaagactagtaaagaagaaaagagaagaatcaaatagacacaataaaaaatgataaaggagttATCACCACTGACCTACAGtaatagaaactaccatcagagaatactttaaacacctctatgcacgtaaactagaaaatctagaagaaatggataaattcctggacacatacacccttccaagggtaaaccaggaagaatttgaatccctgaatagaccaataacaagtactgaaattgaggcagtgattaatatcctaaaaacaaaaaatctctaGGACCTAATGGATTCacggctgaattctaccagaggtacaaagaggagctggtaccattccttttgaaactattccaaacaataataaagagggactcctccctacctcattttatgaggccagcatcatcctgattccataacctggcaaagacacaacaaaaaaagaaaatttcaggccaatatccctaatgaacatcaatgcaaaaatgctcaataatccactggcaaaccaaatccagcagcacatcaaaaatcttatccactacaatcaagtcagcttcatccctgggatgaaaggctggttcaacacacgcaaatcaataaacgtaatccatcacataaacagaaccaatgagaaaaaccacatgattatctcaatagatgcagaaaaggcctttgataaaattcaataccccttcatgctaaaaactctcaataaactaagtattgatggacCACACACGTATATATAAGACCTATTCACAACAAatccatagccaacatcatagtaaatggaattactttctcCCAGGGATCTCctaatgcttttgttttgttaCCCAAGTACTTTATGTTCTATGATCATTGCTCTTTACTTCAAAATATGCCTTTCCCATGTCCCTATTTGTGGGGAAGCTGTTGTGGTAAAAAGACTAAACAAAATAACTTAAACAATGATGTACTACTCCTCTAAGGTTATTTGCCTTGaaataagaattttctttttcagaatagcctcttaattttagtcatttttatcCACTCAGCCTGtatgtttttcttcctgctttcatTTCTATCTGCtaatctacatatttttaaagc belongs to Macaca thibetana thibetana isolate TM-01 chromosome 4, ASM2454274v1, whole genome shotgun sequence and includes:
- the LOC126953107 gene encoding olfactory receptor 5V1, which gives rise to MERKNQTALTEFIILGFSNPNELQFLLFTIFFLTYFCTLGGNILIILITVTDPHLHTPMYYFLGNLAFIDICYTTSNVPQMMVHLLSKKKSISYVGCVVQLFAFVFSVGSESLLLAAMAYDRYIAICNPLRYSVIMNKVVYNQLAASCWAAGFLNSLVHTVLTFHLPFCGNNQINYFFCDIPPLLLLSCGNTSVNELALLSIGVFIGWTPFLCIVLSYICIISTIFRIHSSEGRRKAFSTCASHLAIVFLFYGSAIFTYVRPISTYSLKKDRLISVLYSVVTPMLNPIIYTLKNKDIKEAVKTIGSKWQPPISSLDSKLTY